A region from the Thalassophryne amazonica chromosome 2, fThaAma1.1, whole genome shotgun sequence genome encodes:
- the LOC117501821 gene encoding protein ANTAGONIST OF LIKE HETEROCHROMATIN PROTEIN 1-like — METCTALTTVLREDYLKTPSTDSEWKAIARDFENKWQFPHCLGAIDGKHVFIQPPANSGSMFHNYKSRFSIILMAVVDANYKFVYASAGTQGRVSDAGVFAHSDLRDAMDTSMLNLPRDEALPGTVSMMPYMFVGDDAYPLRPDLMKPYPFRNLNNNH; from the exons ATGGAAACCTGCACAGCCCTTACCACTGTACTGCGTGAAGATTACCTGAAG ACACCATCAACTGACTCTGAGTGGAAGGCCATTGCCAGAGACTTTGAAAATAAATGGCAGTTTCCACACTGTTTAGGTGCAATAGATGGGAAACATGTCTTCATTCAACCTCCAGCCAACAGTGGAAGCATGTTTCACAACTATAAGTCAAGGTTTTCCATCATACTTATGGCTGTTGTTGATGCCAACTACAAGTTTGTGTATGCAAGCGCAGGGACACAGGGAAGGGTGTCGGATGCTGGAGTGTTTGCCCATTCCGACCTTAGAgatgctatggacacaagcatgCTGAACTTACCCCGTGATGAAGCCCTGCCAGGCACTGTTAGCATGATGCCCTACATGTTTGTTGGTGATGATGCCTATCCTCTCAGACCAGATCTGATGAAACCCTATCCCTTTCGGAACCTTAATAACAATCACTGA